In Pseudomonas fluorescens, one genomic interval encodes:
- a CDS encoding NADP-dependent oxidoreductase, with product MKAFLIDRYGKNTGRIGEAPAPVVGARDVLIEVHASSVNVLDSKISSGEFKLILPYALPLILGNDLAGVVVEVGSQVTQFKPGDEVYTRPPETRIGTFAEWIAVDENAVARKPANTSMAQAASLPLVALTAWQVLIETAQLKKGQKVLIHAGSGGVGSIAIQLARHLGAFVATTTSTANVEWVKALGADLVIDYKQQDFESVLHDYDVVLNSLGPDVLQKSLKVLKPGGQLISISGPPTAHFAQEQGLSWPLQQVMRLLSFGIRRKARKQAVSYTFVFMRANGAQLQKIATLVEEAIIRPVIDRSFSFASTAEALKYVEQGRAKGKVVVTLK from the coding sequence ATGAAAGCATTTCTGATTGATCGCTATGGAAAGAACACCGGGCGCATTGGCGAAGCGCCTGCCCCTGTGGTGGGCGCCCGTGATGTCTTGATCGAGGTACACGCCAGCAGCGTCAATGTGCTGGATTCGAAGATCAGCAGTGGCGAGTTCAAGCTGATTCTGCCCTATGCATTACCGCTGATACTGGGCAATGATCTGGCGGGTGTGGTGGTTGAGGTTGGCTCACAGGTGACGCAGTTCAAACCGGGAGACGAGGTTTACACTCGCCCGCCGGAAACGCGGATCGGAACGTTCGCCGAATGGATCGCCGTGGACGAAAACGCGGTCGCCCGAAAACCTGCCAATACCAGCATGGCACAAGCCGCGTCCCTGCCTTTGGTCGCGTTGACGGCGTGGCAAGTACTGATCGAAACCGCACAACTGAAAAAGGGTCAGAAAGTACTGATTCACGCGGGATCCGGTGGGGTTGGCAGCATTGCCATCCAGTTGGCCAGACACCTCGGCGCCTTCGTCGCCACGACCACCAGCACCGCGAACGTCGAATGGGTCAAGGCACTGGGGGCCGATCTGGTCATCGACTACAAACAGCAAGACTTCGAAAGCGTCCTGCACGACTACGACGTGGTGTTGAACAGCCTTGGCCCGGACGTTTTGCAAAAATCACTCAAGGTCCTGAAGCCCGGCGGCCAGCTCATTTCCATCTCGGGCCCGCCCACTGCACATTTCGCACAGGAACAAGGCTTGTCCTGGCCATTGCAACAGGTCATGCGCCTGTTGAGCTTCGGTATCCGGCGCAAGGCGCGCAAGCAGGCGGTCAGCTACACGTTCGTCTTCATGCGGGCCAATGGTGCACAACTGCAAAAAATTGCCACGCTGGTCGAGGAGGCAATCATCCGACCGGTGATTGACCGCAGCTTCTCGTTTGCCTCGACGGCAGAGGCGTTGAAGTACGTCGAGCAGGGGCGCGCCAAGGGCAAGGTCGTCGTTACGCTCAAATGA